The proteins below come from a single Aspergillus oryzae RIB40 DNA, chromosome 5 genomic window:
- a CDS encoding uncharacterized protein (predicted protein) — METPHQGTVNEINSLPTKKYSLRSGGSHQHSIEEDDTEETETSGPCLLPDSSLAELRWSDRHFEDIQLLLDPILFDKVEHNHALQLPSAVGAPCIDIDPADTFSFLARISSKESASLQTRYDCSSLLKRGWEGQGMSGDSIEKQGVLPFPVPASSLTDTWPSGRCFFFFVNFMIITTANTPRGSWPGVSDNLAAVICDPWYHGWLSSAQVPQSLRPAYEIIHQIRTLSQNSTIMHTWSQQVEGDCIRFFSPSNLQRFISIYWTAWHPHYPVIHKPTFSITSAPAHLTAAMAVMGACFSQNANDNHNVKLWLNSVEEMVFSNRYFGDLMLQDPATVNIRDIVQLLQAAYCVCTFQISEGSHISRRRIRRQRFSMIVSVSSCLGSCYLDR; from the coding sequence ATGGAAACTCCACATCAGGGTACTGTGAATGAGATCAACAGTCTACCGACCAAGAAATACAGTCTGAGGTCTGGTGGCAGCCACCAACATTCAATTGAAGAGGACGATACGGAAGAAACGGAAACCAGTGGCCCATGCCTTCTTCCTGACAGTTCCCTAGCTGAGCTCCGATGGAGTGATAGGCATTTTGAAGACATACAATTGCTCCTCGACCCAATCCTTTTTGACAAAGTCGAGCACAATCATGCTCTTCAATTGCCCTCTGCTGTTGGTGCTCCATGCATCGATATTGATCCTGCTGATACATTCAGTTTTCTTGCTCGAATTTCGAGCAAGGAGAGCGCGTCGCTGCAGACCCGATATGACTGCAGCTCATTGCTTAAGAGAGGATGGGAAGGGCAGGGAATGTCAGGTGACAGTATAGAGAAGCAAGGAGTACTACCATTTCCAGTCcctgcatcttctctcaCTGATACGTGGCCTAGTGGTAggtgtttcttcttttttgttaATTTTATGATTATTACCACAGCCAATACACCCCGTGGTTCTTGGCCTGGCGTATCTGATAATCTTGCAGCTGTGATCTGCGACCCCTGGTATCACGGATGGTTATCCTCCGCGCAGGTCCCACAGTCCTTACGACCAGCATAtgaaatcatccatcaaATCAGAACCCTTTCGCAAAATTCCACGATTATGCATACATGGTCACAACAGGTCGAGGGAGATTGTATTCGGTTCTTTAGTCCTAGTAACCTTCAGAGATTTATCAGTATTTACTGGACAGCCTGGCATCCTCATTACCCCGTTATTCACAAGCCAACGTTTTCCATTACAAGTGCTCCAGCGCACCTcacagcagccatggcagttATGGGGGCATGTTTCTCACAGAATGCAAATGATAACCACAATGTCAAGCTGTGGCTTAATagtgtggaggagatggtcTTCAGCAACAGATATTTTGGGGACCTTATGCTGCAGGACCCGGCCACCGTTAACATACGGGACATCGTACAGCTCCTGCAGGCCGCATATTGTGTTTGTACTTTTCAGATCAGCGAAGGAAGTCACATTAGTCGGCGGAGGATTCGTCGTCAGCGGTTTAGTATGATTGTTTCAGTAAGCAGCTGCTTGGGTTCATGCTATTTGGATCGCTAA
- a CDS encoding uncharacterized protein (voltage-gated shaker-like K+ channel, subunit beta/KCNAB) — translation MGSMPNSKAFELLDAYVEAGGNCIDTSNNYQDEQSERWIGEWMKARGNRDNMVIATKYTTAYRDYELGKASYVNYSGNSRRSLHMSVRDSLQKLQTDWIDILYVHWWDQTTSIEEVMDSLHILVQQGKVLYLGVSNTPAWVVSAANYYAKANGKTPFSIYQGRWNVLRRDLEKDILPMVRHFGMAIAPWDSIGGGKFQSKKQLEARKVTGEGLRAIGPATQSEDEARMSEALEKVAAEHGVESVTSIALAYVLSKAPYVFPIIGGRKIEHLKDNIKALEIRLTEAQIEYLESIKPFDFGYPANYIGEDPGITGKASGVLATTGPLAFVKYPSPIKPSL, via the coding sequence ATGGGTAGCATGCCGAATTCAAAGGCTTTCGAACTTCTAGATGCATACGTCGAGGCAGGAGGGAACTGTATTGACACCTCGAACAACTACCAAGACGAGCAATCGGAGCGATGGATTGGTGAATGGATGAAGGCTCGTGGCAATCGTGATAACATGGTTATTGCGACCAAATACACCACGGCCTACAGAGACTACGAGCTTGGAAAAGCCTCTTATGTTAATTATTCGGGCAATTCACGGAGAAGCTTACACATGTCGGTTCGAGACTCGCTTCAGAAACTACAAACAGACTGGATCGATATCCTCTACGTTCACTGGTGGGACCAAACCACCTCGATTGAGGAGGTGATGGATAGTCTCCATATCCTCGTCCAACAAGGCAAAGTGCTCTATCTAGGAGTGTCTAATACTCCAGCCTGGGTGGTATCTGCGGCAAACTATTACGCCAAGGCAAATGGAAAGACGCCGTTTAGTATTTACCAGGGGCGATGGAACGTGCTCCGCCgtgatctggagaaggatattctCCCGATGGTAAGGCACTTCGGTATGGCAATTGCACCGTGGGACTCAATAGGTGGCGGGAAGTTCCAATCGAAGAAGCAGCTGGAAGCCCGCAAAGTCACAGGCGAAGGCCTCCGCGCGATCGGCCCTGCGACCCAGAGTGAGGACGAAGCGAGAATGAGCGAGGCACTCGAGAAAGTCGCGGCTGAGCATGGGGTGGAATCTGTGACGAGTATCGCACTGGCCTATGTGTTATCAAAAGCGCCCTACGTCTTTCCCATCATCGGCGGGCGAAAGATTGAGCATCTAAAAGACAACATCAAAGCGTTGGAAATCCGCCTCACTGAAGCCCAGATTGAATACCTTGAGAGCATCAAGCCGTTTGACTTTGGATATCCGGCTAATTATATTGGGGAGGACCCAGGAATCACCGGAAAAGCCAGTGGGGTCCTGGCTACTACAGGGCCTCTCGCATTTGTCAAGTACCCAAGCCCTATCAAGCCCTCCTTATAG
- a CDS encoding cytochrome P450 (cytochrome P450 CYP2 subfamily), with translation MDYIHSLPSNPALGLSCCIIFILLAIVLHDVYMWKCLPPGPPPIPLIGNKFQIPSKHPWIKFEEWSNVYGPIYTIWLGRRPTVVISDPSIASELLEKRSTKYSTRPRFVTMGEIYWDMASILVQPYGKEWLIRRRLLHSALTPRALDNYTPLQEAESSRLCYQLLESAHEWEPLFDRLASSIVFAVSYGHRVDSAQSPVIKQRLDFMQYASSLNVPGAHLVESFPVLKHLPDWIAPWKAEIKRRGRLEAEANMTLVRVVQQDVESAKESPGAEPLFNSLTKQLLETRDSDPTAFPLSERDFSYIPASLFGAGSDTTSSTLCSAMLAIVTNPRTMEVAQLELDSVVGRDRLPTFEDIPNLPYLRAFSKEVLRWRPVAVLGGTPHACSEDDYYRGYYIPQGTVMLGNSWAINMNPKYYPNPDQFNPLRFLDMDPHLLPYLPKEYTASAEQEKGSGHPSKLGHSSFGWGRRICPGADLATNTLLITLSRLLWCFDIRPIPGQTYDTLDYTNGFNIRPRSLHLSLQVRSDQHRQVIERGYEVATKFLERLSPFDERMQGNS, from the coding sequence ATGGATTATATCCACTCGCTCCCCTCGAACCCAGCCTTGGGGTTGAGTTGCTGCATCATTTTTATCCTTCTTGCCATAGTTTTGCACGATGTATACATGTGGAAGTGCCTGCCTCCAGGTCCCCCTCCAATTCCACTAATTGGAAACAAATTCCAAATCCCTTCAAAGCACCCTTGGATAAAGTTTGAGGAGTGGTCCAACGTATATGGCCCAATATATACCATCTGGCTGGGCCGTAGGCCTACGGTGGTGATATCTGACCCATCAATCGCCTCCGAGCTCCTCGAAAAACGCTCGACAAAATACAGCACACGCCCGCGGTTCGTCACAATGGGTGAAATCTACTGGGATATGGCCAGCATTCTGGTTCAACCGTATGGCAAGGAATGGCTCATTCGCCGGCGGCTCTTGCATTCTGCCCTAACGCCACGGGCGCTGGACAACTACACACCACTACAGGAGGCTGAATCGAGTCGGCTATGCTATCAACTATTGGAAAGTGCACATGAATGGGAACCACTGTTCGACCGGCTCGCATCCTCTATTGTCTTTGCCGTCTCCTATGGGCACCGTGTGGATAGCGCTCAGTCGCCGGTGATTAAACAGCGACTTGATTTCATGCAATATGCGTCTAGTTTGAATGTCCCAGGAGCACACCTCGTGGAGTCCTTCCCTGTATTGAAGCATCTACCGGATTGGATTGCGCCATGGAAGGCGGAGATCAAACGCCGGGGTCGTCTTGAGGCTGAGGCAAATATGACACTTGTTCGAGTAGTTCAACAGGATGTGGAGTCCGCGAAAGAGTCCCCGGGAGCAGAGCCCCTTTTCAACAGTTTGACCAAACAGCTGCTCGAGACTAGAGATTCGGACCCAACAGCATTTCCGCTCAGCGAGCGAGATTTTAGCTACATTCCTGCTTCCCTTTTTGGTGCTGGATCCGACACCACGTCTTCCACTTTATGCTCGGCCATGCTAGCGATTGTGACAAACCCGAGAACCATGGAAGTAGCACAGCTTGAGTTAGACTCGGTGGTAGGACGTGATCGATTACCTACGTTTGAGGATATACCAAACCTCCCCTATCTACGCGCATTTAGCAAGGAAGTCCTGCGCTGGCGTCCTGTGGCTGTATTGGGTGGAACACCGCATGCCTGTTCCGAAGACGATTATTATCGCGGATACTATATTCCGCAGGGAACGGTCATGTTGGGAAATTCGTGGGCGATCAATATGAATCCTAAGTATTATCCCAATCCGGACCAGTTCAACCCTCTTCGATTTCTAGACATGGATCCGCATCTACTGCCTTATCTCCCGAAGGAATACACAGCATCAGctgaacaagaaaaaggttCCGGACATCCAAGCAAGCTTGGTCATAGCTCATTCGGTTGGGGGCGCCGCATCTGCCCTGGCGCAGATCTTGCGACTAATACTCTACTTATTACGCTGAGTCGGCTACTGTGGTGCTTCGATATTCGACCCATCCCCGGACAAACGTATGACACCTTAGACTATACGAATGGTTTCAACATCAGGCCACGGAGCTTGCATTTGAGCCTGCAGGTGCGATCCGATCAACATCGTCAAGTTATAGAAAGGGGATACGAAGTTGCGACTAAGTTTCTCGAAAGGCTTTCGCCCTTTGACGAAAGAATGCAAGGCAACTCTTGA
- a CDS encoding MmgE/PrpD family protein (uncharacterized protein involved in propionate catabolism), producing MKFSIVALVLAATSAIATPIVTKRDGTFVISGLKARESLSNTMSFKLLDGDASIDCNLIWSAKEPEENARCNDGKHLIQFPDGFDFKKFTLAIERIEPNPIGGRAYLDATDGKWNCVDNPEDHVYTDCTFERSTKKRWGSKSNVARIIQLIHVIDNQLSGTHQDIMENETAVMWWYCHVAMPIFYKGFLTSPPVIPNHCRGPEGGTVIMATRTERLATWASGLQYDDIPQDVIQRTKDLFLDWFGCTIAGRHHPAVKAIAIFVQQMGPTSGKSELVDHELGFSTSPAFAALVNAASSHVVEQDDLHNRSIMHPATVIFPAALAVAQDLGANGRDFITACVVGYEVGCRVGEFLGKSHYARFHSTATGGVIGVAAATARLLGLDSAAMLSSIGTAGTQAAGLWQFLSDATHSKQVHTGKACFDGIFAAYAAKSGLLGPKDVLEGPKGMGVALVPDTPIPSAIDTDLGLDWAVLGSSFKWHASCRHTHPSVDALLQIISTYGIKFEDIDSVVTRTYQAALDVLGLSGRGETIHQSKFNMGFVLAVTAQKGQALITDFTEEALQDASLREFQDRVKMELDEEINAAFPQKWQGKVIVTCKSDERYEQFVEYLKGDPQSPLTRTEIETKVKALAQYSQVKDTDRIQQIIARAWDLENQDSLRELWL from the exons ATGAAGTTCTCTATTGTTGCTCTCGTCCTGGCTGCCACCTCGGCCATTGCTACCCCCATCGTCACCAAACGCGATGGCACATTCGTGATCAGCGGGCTCAAGGCGCGCGAGTCTCTCTCCAACACCATGAgcttcaagcttcttgacggTGATGCCTCCATTGACTGCAACCTGATCTG GAGCGCgaaagaaccagaagagaaTGCCCGCTGCAACGACGGCAAGCATCTTATCCAGTTCCCCGATGGTTTCGACTTCAAAAAGTTTACCCTGGCCATTGAGCGCATCGAGCCCAACCCTATCGGTGGCCGGGCTTACCTCGATGCTACCGATGGGAAGTGGAACTGCGTCGACAACCCGGAGGACCACGTCTACACGGACTGCAC CTTTGAGCGATCCACGAAGAAGCGCTGGGGGTCGAAATCGAATGTAGCGAGGAT AATACAATTAATTCATGTTATTGACAACCAATTGTCCGGGACACATCAAGATATAATGGAGAATGAAACTGCCGTAATGTGGTGGTATTGCCATGTTGCTATGCCGATCTTCTATAAAGGCTTCTTGACCTCACCACCGGTTATTCCCAACCATTGCCGAGGACCCGAGGGTGGG ACTGTAATCATGGCAACCCGAACAGAGCGTTTAGCGACCTGGGCCTCCGGACTCCAGTATGATGATATCCCGCAGGATGTGATCCAGCGGACCAAAGACCTCTTCCTGGACTGGTTCGGCTGCACTATTGCTGGTCGCCACCATCCGGCTGTAAAGGCCATTGCGATCTTTGTACAGCAGATGGGCCCCACGTCGGGGAAAAGTGAGTTGGTAGATCACGAGCTGGGTTTCAGCACCAGCCCGGCCTTTGCAGCATTGGTGAATGCAGCGTCGTCGCACGTTGTGGAGCAGGATGACTTGCACAATCGGAGTATCATGCATCCGGCGACGGTTATCTTccctgctgctttggccgTGGCTCAGGATCTGGGTGCGAATGGCAGAGACTTCATTACGGCCTGCGTGGTTGGGTACGAGGTAGGATGTCGGGTGGGTGAATTCCTTGGGAAGAGTCACTATGCA CGTTTCCATTCTACTGCAACTGGTGGGGTCATTGGTGTGGCCGCTGCAACTGCCCGTCTTTTGGGCCTCGACTCCGCAGCCATGCTATCGTCAATCGGAACAGCAGGGACCCAGGCGGCGGGCTTATGGCAATTTCTCTCGGACGCCACGCATTCAAAGCAAGTTCACACGGGCAAGGCCTGCTTCGATGGAATATTCGCCGCTTACGCCGCGAAGTCCGGGTTATTGGGGCCTAAGGACGTTCTGGAAGGGCCTAAGGGTATGGGTGTCGCACTTGTCCCCGATACTCCCATCCCCAGCGCAATTGACACAGATCTTGGACTTGATTGGGCAGTGTTGGGAAGTAGTTTCAAATGGCACGCATCATGTCGCCATACCCATCCAAGTGTTGACGCATTGCTGCAAATTATCTCCACGTATGGGATCAAATTCGAAGACATTGACTCAGTCGTAACGAGAACATACCAAGCAGCATTGGACGTTCTCGGACTCAGTGGACGGGGTGAAACGATTCATCAGAGCAAATTCAATATGGGATTCGTTCTCGCCGTAACGGCCCAGAAGGGACAGGCGTTGATAACGGATTTCACAGAGGAAGCGCTACAGGATGCATCCTTGAGGGAGTTCCAGGATCGTGTTAAGATGGAattggatgaagagataAATGCGGCGTTCCCGCAAAAGTGGCAGGGCAAGGTAATTGTAACTTGCAAGTCCGATGAAAGGTATGAGCAGTTTGTGGAATATTTGAAAGGAGATCCCCAGAGTCCATTGACGAG GACGGAGATTGAAACTAAAGTTAAGGCCCTGGCCCAGTATAGTCAAGTGAAAGACACGGACCGGATCCAGCAAATTATCGCCAGGGCATGGGACCTCGAGAATCAAGACAGCCTCAGGGAACTCTGGCTCTAG
- a CDS encoding uncharacterized protein (predicted protein) yields the protein MQLSIFTVILPSLVAFASAAPSEKRQISSVSITFYTPDGEKWSQTFPTDMTSHQVETKKTVSHIYNPGGAICGFSGVQGERVDVPIGDHKLETSQVLTTGLCAHL from the exons ATGCAGCTCTCGATCTTTACCGTCATTCTCCCTTCCCTTGTGGCGTTCGCTAGTGCTGCCCCTTCCGAGAAGCGTCAGATCTCCTCGGTCTCCATCACCTTCTACACCCCCGATGGTGAAAAATGGTCCCAGACCTTCCCAACGGATATGACCTCCCATCAAGTTG aaaccaagaagacaGTTTCGCATATCTACAACCCTGGTGGAGCGATCTGCGGATTTAGTGGTGTTCAAGGAGAAAGGGTGGATGTCCCAATTGGGGACCATAAGCTGGAGACTTCTCAGGTCCTGACCACTGGACTTTGTGCTCATCTCTAG
- a CDS encoding glycoside hydrolase family 71 protein (predicted protein) — translation MIWKALYVIAALLTKVWGLPSSTEVDPRQQQSKYVFAHFMVGIVKPYQLSDWIADMTAAQAIGIDAFALNCASIDSYTPTQLALAYQAAKQVNFKVFISFDFAYWSNGDTEKITAYMREYAAHPAQMQYNGAAIVSTFVGDSFNWGPVKQGTSHPIWALPNLQDPAEATSGASRAIDGAFSWYAWPTDGGNSIIPGPMTTIWDERFVKALAGRTYMAPVSPWFATHFNSKNWVFICESLPTLRWEQMLQLHPNLIEIISWNDYGESHYIGPYSANHSDDGSSQWAAGIPHDAWRNLYKPYIKAYKSGAMAPIIEQDELVYWYRPTPKNVACTNDPLPQPNGVNMLHDSVFVATMLTKPATLTVTSGSNPPVSIEVPAGIVTSNISMGVGVQKFSVARGGQSIMSGQGGLEIKDNCRHWNYNVYTGSVVRNA, via the exons ATGATTTGGAAAGCTCTATATGTCATTGCGGCCCTGCTGACAAAGGTCTGGGGTCTTCCCAGCTCCACTGAGGTGGATCCTCGTCAACAGCAAAGCAAGTATGTCTTTGCTCACTTCATG GTTGGCATCGTAAAGCCCTATCAGCTATCCGACTGGATCGCCGACATGACCGCAGCTCAAGCAATCGGCATCGATGCATTCGCCCTTAACTGCGCCAGTATAGACAGCTACACACCGACTCAGCTAGCTCTAGCTTACCAGGCGGCCAAGCAGGTCAACTTCAAAGTCTTCATCTCTTTTGACTTTGCCTACTGGAGTAACGGAGATACCGAGAAAATCACTGCTTACATGAGAGAATACGCCGCCCATCCCGCGCAGATGCAGTATAACGGAGCTGCGATCGTAAGTACATTTGTTGGAGACAGCTTCAACTGGGGCCCGGTAAAGCAAGGAACGTCACATCCTATCTGGGCTCTGCCTAACCTTCAGGACCCAGCAGAGGCGACGAGCGGTGCTTCTCGGGCCATTGACGGCGCCTTCTCCTGGTATGCATGGCCTACCGATGGGGGAAACAGCATCATACCCGGACCGATGACCACTATCTGGGATGAGAGGTTCGTTAAAGCTCTGGCTGGACGCACATATATGGCTC CGGTATCACCGTGGTTTGCAACTCACTTCAACTCCAAAAACTGGGTGTTCATCTGTGAGAGTCTTCCTACACTTCGTTGGGAACAGATGCTTCAGTTACATCCAAACCTGATTGAGATTATCTCATGGAATG ACTATGGTGAATCGCATTACATCGGACCATACTCCGCCAATCATAGTGACGACGGCTCCTCCCAATGGGCAGCGGGAATTCCACACGATGCCTGGAGGAACCTTTACAAGCCGTATATAAAGGCCTACAAGTCTGGCGCAATGGCCCCGATCATAGAACAGGACGAACTTGTATATTGGTACCGCCCGACGCCGAAGAACGTGGCTTGCACCAACGATCCCCTACCGCAACCGAACGGTGTCAACATGCTCCATGACAGTGTCTTTGTAGCTACTATGCTGACAAAACCAGCTACACTGACCGTCACGAGTGGTTCCAACCCACCAGTGTCCATTGAGGTACCGGCGGGGATTGTCACATCGAACATCAGTATGGGCGTGGGTGTTCAGAAGTTCTCCGTAGCGCGTGGAGGGCAGTCTATCATGAGTGGCCAAGGTGGGTTGGAAATCAAGGATAATTGTAGGCATTGGAATTATAACGTTTATACTGGTTCGGTAGTAAGAAATGCCTGA